One Tenebrio molitor chromosome 2, icTenMoli1.1, whole genome shotgun sequence genomic region harbors:
- the exu gene encoding maternal protein exuperantia-1, translating to MVQNDSSNSGDESSTPIMFENPAKGISTGKYRLVGWGVDTTGRRLIDEICQIAAYTPKSQFSQYIMPFADLNPSYRRKHSIRVVNTGRYRMLKDMRSNKFVKTKSDISALTDFLTWLEKIQGDASDGIILIYHEIRKASPGMLLEVLRRYSLLDRFNKIVKGFANGFNIAQAKCAKTTKSFSLRVMSKVLLNREDEDFSSAVDRARVSYQIAAHLAQGERQELDEKKDSTGTEPEVIDFVCPFTNPISAEEEEIAQFKVLLERQNTFRPVFGALLRASRSERQHASHLRRLLAENNINYEKLKEAYESGAKEGLDKVLKNEVANAKDTELNELLDILDCFFDPDKKPIQPKPRYFQNNNRKPRGTRKSFNKDRNSESTSSPNMSSDNPIESTKSSGLEKSESDKEKTVEEVQ from the exons ATGGTACAAAACGATAGTTCAAATTCGGGCGATGAAAGTTCTACGCCGATTATGTTTGAAAATCCTGCGAAAGGAATTTCGACGGGGAAATATCGTCTGGTTGGATGGGGAGTTGACACCACAGGTCGTCGCCTCATCGATGAGATTTGCCAAATTGCAGCCTACACTCCCAAAAGTCAATTCTCTCAGTACATAATGCCTTTCGCCGATTTAAATCCTTCGTACAGGCGCAAACATAGCATCCGAGTAGTCAACACTGGTAGATACCGAATGCTGAAGGATATGagatcaaataaatttgtcaagaCTAAAAGTGACATTTCCGCCTTAACTGACTTTCTAACGTGGTTAGAAAAGATTCAAGGGGATGCTTCTGATGGTATCATTTTAATATATCATGAAATAAGAAAGGCTTCCCCGGGGATGTTACTTGAAGTGTTAAGACGATATAGCCTTCTCGACCGttttaacaaaattgttaAAGGTTTTGCAAATGGATTTAACATAGCTCAAGCGAAATGTGCGAAAACAACCAAATCCTTCAGTTTACGAGTTATGTCAAAAGTATTGTTGAATCGAGAAGATGAAGATTTTAGTAGTGCAGTTGACCGAGCTCGAGTATCTTACCAAATTGCGGCTCATTTGGCTCAAGGGGAACGCCAGGAATTAGATGAAAAAAAAGATAGTACTGGAACAGAACCTGAGGTTATTGATTTTGTGTGTCCATTCACTAATCCGATTTCtgcagaagaagaagaaattgcCCAGTTTAAG GTTCTGCTGGAAAGACAAAATACTTTTCGCCCAGTCTTTGGTGCCTTATTGCGGGCTAGTCGATCAGAAAGACAACACGCGAGTCACTTACGTAGACTGCTCGCTGAAAATAACATAAACTACGAGAAACTTAAAGAAGCGTACGAGTCTGGTGCCAAAGAAGGTTTAGACAAAGTTCTAAAAAATGAA gTTGCGAATGCAAAAGATACTGAACTCAATGAACTGCTAGATATTTTGGACTGTTTCTTTGATCCAGACAAAAAGCCAATACAACCCAAgccaagatattttcaaaacaataatAGGAAACCACGAGGTACaagaaaatcatttaataaagatAGAAATTCTGAGTCGACAAGTAGCCCAAATATGTCGTCAGACAATCCCATAGAGTCTACTAAGTCATCTGGCTTAGAAAAGAGCGAATCTGATAAAGAAAAGACTGTAGAAGAAGTGCAATAA